A region of Vigna radiata var. radiata cultivar VC1973A chromosome 6, Vradiata_ver6, whole genome shotgun sequence DNA encodes the following proteins:
- the LOC106763825 gene encoding NAC transcription factor 56 yields the protein MESTDSSTGSQHQPQLPPGFRFHPTDEELVVHYLKKKAASVPLPVAIIAEVDLYKFDPWELPAKATFGEQEWYFFSPRDRKYPNGARPNRAATSGYWKATGTDKPVLTSGGTQKVGVKKALVFYGGKPPRGIKTNWIMHEYRLADNKPNNRPPGCDLGNKKNSLRLDDWVLCRIYKKSNTHRSPMEHDREDSMEDMIGGIPPSINVGHMSGRYHHHHHHLSKMSTGYSSALLENDQNLLEGMMIGNGSVMNTSTTGTTAGGMGASNSKAELPFVPTMTHSSNTCKRTLSSLYWNDEDLAGTSSSNKRLNLESGDNNHGSVVRTDQDNGTATSIVTLLNQLPQTPSLHQQSMLGSIGDGLLRTTYQIPGMNWNLEAVVRV from the exons ATGGAGAGCACCGACTCTTCCACCGGTTCACAACACCAGCCGCAATTGCCACCTGGCTTCCGCTTCCACCCCACCGACGAGGAGCTCGTCGTTCACTACCTCAAGAAAAAAGCAGCTTCGGTTCCTCTTCCCGTCGCCATAATCGCTGAGGTTGATCTCTACAAGTTCGATCCATGGGAGCTACCCG CTAAGGCCACGTTTGGGGAGCAGGAGTGGTACTTCTTTAGTCCGAGGGACAGGAAGTATCCGAACGGTGCGAGGCCAAACAGGGCGGCCACTTCTGGGTATTGGAAGGCCACTGGAACCGATAAGCCCGTGTTAACCTCTGGGGGAACCCAGAAGGTTGGAGTGAAAAAGGCTTTGGTTTTCTATGGAGGGAAGCCCCCAAGAGGAATCAAAACTAATTGGATCATGCATGAGTATAGGCTTGCTGATAACAAGCCTAACAATAGGCCTCCTGGCTGTGACTTGGGCAACAAGAAAAACTCTCTAAGG CTTGATGATTGGGTGCTGTGCCGAATCTACAAGAAGAGCAATACGCACAGGTCTCCGATGGAGCATGACAGGGAAGATTCAATGGAAGACATGATTGGAGGGATTCCTCCTTCGATCAACGTGGGTCACATGAGTGGGAGgtatcatcaccatcatcatcatctttcaAAGATGTCAACAGGCTACAGCAGTGCATTGCTGGAAAATGACCAGAACCTGTTGGAAGGGATGATGATAGGTAACGGATCAGTGATGAACACAAGTACGACTGGTACTACAGCTGGTGGCATGGGGGCCTCAAACTCCAAGGCAGAGCTTCCTTTTGTGCCAACCATGACTCACTCTTCCAACACTTGTAAAAGAACACTGTCGTCGCTGTATTGGAATGATGAGGATTTGGCTGGCACCTCATCATCCAACAAGAGGTTGAATTTGGAAAGTGGGGACAACAATCACGGAAGTGTTGTGAGAACTGATCAAGATAATGGCACTGCCACCTCAATTGTCACTCTGCTTAACCAGCTCCCTCAAACCCCTTCATTGCACCAGCAATCTATGTTGGGATCCATAGGCGATGGACTTCTTAGGACAACATATCAAATACCAGGAATGAATTG GAACTTGGAAGCAGTTGTTAGAGTCTGA